A region of the Candidatus Bathyarchaeota archaeon genome:
CCATGTTTGGTTTCTGTAAGATAATGGCATATTTCTTAGATTGACGTAGAATTTCAGTTGCATGAGATTTTCTGTGTGTTTTGTATAGCCAAGATGCAAAGTTTTCCCATGTTTCATTTGAGATTCCCTTGCACTCAAGAGGTCGGGGGTTCAAATCCCCCCCAGTCCACCAACAACATCCAAAGTACAACAGTTGACAATCAAATACTCTTCCACAAGATGTGCTGGATAAGCAAATCGAAAACAACACGAGCCACATAAGGCGTATCTTAAGACCTGCGGGCTGCAAAAAAAGGATCCGCATAAATTGCGTGGCATCTTTATCAGATTGAAAACCTATAGGTTCCAGTTTGTGCCAGAAGACATTAGGTTTTTACAAACACATCATCAATGGTATTAATGAAAGGATGACTTTGAACGCTCTCAGCTCGAAGCCCACCAGATAGAATGGCAACTACAAACTTAATGAAATCGCCAGCCCGGAAATCGCGCCGATGGAAATATCGGGGATTGAAACTCATTTCAAATGTTTCACCTGCTTGGTTCTTCATTTCAATTCGCCCATATTGACCACCAATTCGAAGATTTTGGACGTAACCTGACCAGATTTTTGCATGATCTACAAATTTACGATCCATTCTCTTCACTGATTTTGCAGATTCTTTCCAAATATAACCTCGTGGAAGTGTATCTCTCTTCCTGAAATCTATAGCAGCTAATTTCCCTGATGCGGAATGTGCACGTTGAAAATCCTCAAGCGCAAATGCCGTTATCAAGTCCCAATAGGCCAAACCCCATTTCACTTCTACATTTTCAGCATCCCTTTCTTTCATCTTTGCGGAGTGTAGAATTTTGGCGGCTTGGCTGAAATTCCCTTCCCGCGCATTTATTTCTGCCTCTTTAACTAGAACTAAAACACTTTCATCAGATATGGCACGTTGTTTTTCTAGAACTTCAATCGCACGAGAATAACCAAGTCTCTCGTAAAGGCGGTCTGCTATAAAGGCGGCACCATAAGGCGAAGAAGTTCCATTATCGATTGCTTCTTCTATTTTTTCACAAAGCTGAGTAACTTTATTTCCCTTTAGATCAAAGATGAAGAAACGCTCGTCCAATAGAAAGTTGTAAACGTCCTCAGGAACTTTTCTAATACTCTCGGTATATAATTGAGCACCTTCGGCGATAAGATTAGATTTTTCGTTTTCATCTTTTGAATTATTTATAAGATATATCAACATATCTAAGTGAGTTACGTATCCATATTCGCTTGGAATTATTGTACTGCGACTCAGACTGAAGCATTCCCTCGCAGCAATAAACTTTTGTTGCGCTTCGTCAGCCTTGTTAGTTTCCATTAAAAATTTGCCCCAACGACTTAGAATATGACCTTTATGGTGCTGCAAAGCGGAGTTATGTTGGTTCCGTTCAAGCGCACGCACAGCCCATACGTAGGACGCTTCGAAGTCGCCTTTTCCTAGCAAATACTTTGAAAATTGTTGACAAACCACCCAATCGCCATTGGTAGAATCAGCAATAATTCTGAAAAGCTGATCAACTTTTTCTTCTGAAGATAAGGAAATGTTGTAATCATTAATTTGTTTTAACACTTGCCTACTAAGATCTAAATCGATATCATTTCTACTCACAAGTGCTTTTGAAATTAATAATAATTCATCGTCTATCTCTGCTGGACTCTTACCACTAACTTGCGCTAATTTTTCAGCAACTAAAGAGTGCAGCGTTCGAACAAGAGGTTCATCCTCTTCCACTTCCTCAAATAAAATACTTTTTTTCATACAATCCTGATATGCTCTCCAAGCCTCGTTTTGTTTTTGTGCTGGGAAAGTATTTACCAAGGTATACAAACGTGGATAAAAAACACTACCATACCTGTGTAATGAAGCAACTCTGAGAACCAATTTTGTGGCTGTTTCGTTACCATGAACTTTTTCCCAAAGCCCCTTAACAATCTCGGAGAACGGTCTGTGTCTTTTATCAAAAATTATTTGCAATGCAAGTATTATAGAGCTACTAGCGTCATCTTCAAAAATTCGGTTAGCGATGAACTCCTGCGACATATTTATTGAACCCACATCGTTTTTTGCACAGAAATCAATCAGATATCTGATTTCATCTTGGGAATTATATGAACCTTCAGGCCTAAAGATTTTGGTTTTTTTCAAAATTGGATTAGAATCATACAGAAACTCAAACTCCTGATTTCGGAAGCTAATAACTAGTACGAAATGTCGGTTATTACTGATTAGATGCCGGAAAAGAGTTAAGACTTCTTCTATTCGTTGAGGGCAGTTATCGCAGATGATCACTGGAACAAAATCACTGTCCAATGCTTGATCGTCGGTTTTATTGATAAGCCCGATGAGACTATCGATGCGTTTATTATCCCAACCACCTACAATTGAGGATGTGGTTGAATCACCTTTCGTTTCCATAACACTGTAGGGATTTAACCAGAATACAGGTCTCTTTTTTAAACTTAAATCAACTGAAATGTCACGAAGTAAGAATGTTTTTCCCCATCCTGGAGAAGTAACTACCGACAATATGGAAGGAGCAGAATCGATAGACACCTGTAGTTTCCTTAAAAGATCCTTTTTGCAAGTACGTTCAATAATTTTTTTGTCGAAAAATGTTGACCAATTTTCAAAACCATTCAATGATTCAGCCACTGAAGGAGGCTCAGCTTCCTGCAGATGTGAACCTATTATTTCAAAATGTCGCTTATCTTTTATGTAATCATCGTAATCAATTTTTATTGTCGTTGTACCTACCTGTAATGAGACTGCAGGCCGTTTTGCTAGGGGGGCAGGCGTTTTCATGTGAATAAGAACTGCTTCCAAGAATTCACCAAAATTCGCGTTTATTACTTGAACTAACGAACCTTCGAGCTTTTTCACCAATAGTTTAGAACTTATTTTCGAAAGGTCAAGATTAGTCACACAATAATGAGAACGAGCCGCGGGTCCCATATCCCGCAACAGATCCTGTAAAAGCAAGAACTCTGGAGAACTCGCAGGTTCAGTTGCTCCAGGATGGGAAAAACTGAAACCTACAAAAATAATAGGTCCATTTACGGCTTCTTGCCTTAATAAGTCATAAAAATCCTTATTTGAATGGCGGGCTATAGTCTGATCTGAAAAGTTTACTACCAATTCATGAGAACATTTGCGTTGAGCTTCATCCGTCGAGCCATTGAGTTTTATTAGTTTAACCACTTCTTCTTCTCGTCGCCATATTTGAGTATCAGGATAGTAAATTGGCAATAGTCTTTGAACAGATTCAGCACTCGAATCGTAAGAAATTTCAACCAATCTGTCGTAATTGGTTGTGAAAATTGTGCGCCATTTGATTTTGGTCATTAACTCGTGGGCACGACTTGGTGGACGTTTAACATGTCTTTGATGATTCTCGATAAATTCAATAATTTTTTGTCGAACCCATTGTGGTCCGAAATTCTTTTTATCTAAATAAAGGTAATCTGCAACTGTACTCAGGTTTTGATTTTCAAGATACTCTTTATGAGCCGCCCCCGTCGCGTCAGCTAAAAATTTTGCGATATCATTACTTCCAGGAAAACCTGCCTCACAGGATGCTCCAGCCCCGAGAAATAACGATGCTCTACCTTTGGAAATTTGCTCAAGCAAATCTGGCGGTATTTCTATAGTCATGTTAACTCGTAGATAGTAATAGTTGAACACATAAAAAATTTGTGTAAAAAAGAAAAACAAATTTAAACTGTTTTCAAAAACGAACATTTTTCAACAAATCGTCACTCCAATGAGTGCCGCATTTGCGTTTTCTGAAGTTTTAGCCAAACAGAATGAAAAAATTAAGAACTAAAAATACGTGCATTTTGCGCCATGTTTTTTTATCTGTTGTTCATTTTATTTATTGTGTGGGATTTGATGTGAGTCCCAACGTTTTAATCATGTATGATTCGATGACTGGCAACACTGAGAAGCTCGCTAATTCTGTTGCGGAGGGAGCTAAGAAGGTTGAAGGCGTCACTGTGGAGGTGCAAAAGGCGGATGCTGTGGATTCTAGAAGTGTCATAGCCGCGGATGGTTACGCGTTTGGTTCACCAACCCATTTCAGCATGATGTCTGGCGGCACATTGTCGCTGTTAACGCGGCTTTACCCGTTACGTGACAAGATGGCAGGCAAACCCATCGCAGTATTCACCACGGGCACAGGAGGCCAAGTTGACGCTCTCGCAAGCATCGAACGAACCATCGGAGTATTCAACCCAATATTCGTAAAACCAGGAGTAA
Encoded here:
- a CDS encoding SIR2 family protein, with the translated sequence MTIEIPPDLLEQISKGRASLFLGAGASCEAGFPGSNDIAKFLADATGAAHKEYLENQNLSTVADYLYLDKKNFGPQWVRQKIIEFIENHQRHVKRPPSRAHELMTKIKWRTIFTTNYDRLVEISYDSSAESVQRLLPIYYPDTQIWRREEEVVKLIKLNGSTDEAQRKCSHELVVNFSDQTIARHSNKDFYDLLRQEAVNGPIIFVGFSFSHPGATEPASSPEFLLLQDLLRDMGPAARSHYCVTNLDLSKISSKLLVKKLEGSLVQVINANFGEFLEAVLIHMKTPAPLAKRPAVSLQVGTTTIKIDYDDYIKDKRHFEIIGSHLQEAEPPSVAESLNGFENWSTFFDKKIIERTCKKDLLRKLQVSIDSAPSILSVVTSPGWGKTFLLRDISVDLSLKKRPVFWLNPYSVMETKGDSTTSSIVGGWDNKRIDSLIGLINKTDDQALDSDFVPVIICDNCPQRIEEVLTLFRHLISNNRHFVLVISFRNQEFEFLYDSNPILKKTKIFRPEGSYNSQDEIRYLIDFCAKNDVGSINMSQEFIANRIFEDDASSSIILALQIIFDKRHRPFSEIVKGLWEKVHGNETATKLVLRVASLHRYGSVFYPRLYTLVNTFPAQKQNEAWRAYQDCMKKSILFEEVEEDEPLVRTLHSLVAEKLAQVSGKSPAEIDDELLLISKALVSRNDIDLDLSRQVLKQINDYNISLSSEEKVDQLFRIIADSTNGDWVVCQQFSKYLLGKGDFEASYVWAVRALERNQHNSALQHHKGHILSRWGKFLMETNKADEAQQKFIAARECFSLSRSTIIPSEYGYVTHLDMLIYLINNSKDENEKSNLIAEGAQLYTESIRKVPEDVYNFLLDERFFIFDLKGNKVTQLCEKIEEAIDNGTSSPYGAAFIADRLYERLGYSRAIEVLEKQRAISDESVLVLVKEAEINAREGNFSQAAKILHSAKMKERDAENVEVKWGLAYWDLITAFALEDFQRAHSASGKLAAIDFRKRDTLPRGYIWKESAKSVKRMDRKFVDHAKIWSGYVQNLRIGGQYGRIEMKNQAGETFEMSFNPRYFHRRDFRAGDFIKFVVAILSGGLRAESVQSHPFINTIDDVFVKT
- a CDS encoding flavodoxin domain-containing protein, which gives rise to MSPNVLIMYDSMTGNTEKLANSVAEGAKKVEGVTVEVQKADAVDSRSVIAADGYAFGSPTHFSMMSGGTLSLLTRLYPLRDKMAGKPIAVFTTGTGGQVDALASIERTIGVFNPIFVKPGVTVEGGTSEIDTLQAVKLGERLAKAVMAHQKSK